A region of the Bacteroidales bacterium genome:
TTTAAAAACTCCGAATTCATATCAAACTCAGAACGATTTAATCTATATAATACTCACAAAACTTTTCAGGATACTCATCTTGGAAGGTTTTTTCTTAAATGCCTGTTGCGAAACATTTTTTCTTTTGCTTGCTGATGTAAAGGACTTTTATAGATTTGTGAACTTTTCTTTTAATAAAACAGAATAAAAATGAAAGATTCTGAAATCTCAATGAACCCTAATGAGCTGGTTCAGTTTTTAAAGAAACCAGCAGATCAATTTACCAAGGATGACATTATATCTTTCTGCGAGGAGAATGGTATTGAAATGGTTAACTTCCGCTATGTTGCTGAGGATGGGAAGTTAAAGACCTTGAATTTTGTTATAAATTCCAAGGAACATCTCGATTCAATACTTTCTGCAGGAGAACGAGTTGATGGGAGTAGCCTTTTTTCATTCATTGAGGCAGGTAGTAGCGATTTGTATGTAATACCTCGTTATAAAACAGCTTTTGTAAACCCTTTTACAGAAGTTCCAACCATTGATATTCTTTGTACTTTCTATACCAATGAGGGAAAACCTCTTGAGAGTTCACCTGAATATGTTTTACGGAAAGCTCACGATTTATTTAAGAAAGAAACAGGAGCTACTTTTAAAGCACTTGCAGAACTTGAGTATTATGTAATTAGTGAGAGAGAAGATGCATACCCTGGTGTTGACCAAAAAGGGTATCATTCCTCCGAGCCATTTGCAAAATGGGAAGGCCTTAGAAGGGAAGCTCTTGTATTAATTGCAAAAGCTGGTGGGAAAATCAAATATGGACACTCCGAGGTTGGTTGCTTTATGACTGAGGATAAACTATACGAGCAGCACGAAATAGAGTTCTTACCAACCCCTGCTGAACAAGCTGTTGACCAGTTTGTAATTGCAAAATGGATTGTTAGAATGCTTGGGTATCAGTATGGTGTTGATATCAGTATTGCCCCTAAGATTACAGTTGGGAAGGCAGGAAGCGGCCTCCATTTCCATATGATGGCAGAGAAGGATGGTTGTAATCTAATGGTTGAGAATGGCAAGTTAAGCCCAATGGCTCGTAAGATGATTGCTGGAATTCTTGACGTTGCAGATGCTCTAACAGCATTTGGAAACTCAATCCCAACTTCATACTTAAGACTTGTGCCTCATCAGGAAGCTCCAACGAATATTTGCTGGGGAGATCGCAACCGTTCAGTAGTTATTCGCGTTCCTCTTGGATGGTCAGGTGCTCAACACATGATTCAAGATGCTAACCCTCAGGATTGCAAATGCCAGCCCGAAAGTGTTAATAAGCAAACTTTTGAATTCAGAGTACCCGATGGTTCTGCTGATCCATACCTTTTGGTTGCAGGGCTTATTATTTCATCTTTAAACGGAATCAAACGTCCAGATGCTCTTGAAGTAGCTGAGAAATTGTATGTAGATGTGAATATATTCAAGCCAGAATTCAAAGAGAAACTGGCTACACTTAAACAGCTACCACTTTCTTGCTATGAATCAGCCGAAGCGCTTGACGCAAAGCGTGCATCATTTGAGGCCAATGGCATCTTCCCAAAAGGTATGATTGATTCTCGAATCAAATATTTAAAGGCTTTTAATGATAAGGGTCTTAGCGAGAAACTTTATGGTAAAAACGACGAAATAGCTAAGTTAGTTCAACAATTCTTGCATATTGCATAGAATTAGGATATTATGTTTATTCAAAAAAAAGCCCCCTATGAATGCTTTATTCTCAGGGGGCTTTTTAATTTTTAATTTTCGTATATAAATTCAAAAAATTCATAACTTAGACGACTTTCGTTTTATGATTATGAGGAGAGAAAGAGGTGCTATTGTAATTACATCAAACGAATTAATCGTTAGTAGGGTTAAAGAAAATCTGATAACCTTAGGATTTACTGACTTTACTGTTATTCCAAATGCTGCTAGCATACAAACAGTTAAACCTAACTCATCCTTTGAACTTATAGTACTTGAACTCAATAATGAGAGTGAGGTATGGTTATCGGAGACAAAGGAAACTATTCAAAAATA
Encoded here:
- a CDS encoding glutamine synthetase, translated to MKDSEISMNPNELVQFLKKPADQFTKDDIISFCEENGIEMVNFRYVAEDGKLKTLNFVINSKEHLDSILSAGERVDGSSLFSFIEAGSSDLYVIPRYKTAFVNPFTEVPTIDILCTFYTNEGKPLESSPEYVLRKAHDLFKKETGATFKALAELEYYVISEREDAYPGVDQKGYHSSEPFAKWEGLRREALVLIAKAGGKIKYGHSEVGCFMTEDKLYEQHEIEFLPTPAEQAVDQFVIAKWIVRMLGYQYGVDISIAPKITVGKAGSGLHFHMMAEKDGCNLMVENGKLSPMARKMIAGILDVADALTAFGNSIPTSYLRLVPHQEAPTNICWGDRNRSVVIRVPLGWSGAQHMIQDANPQDCKCQPESVNKQTFEFRVPDGSADPYLLVAGLIISSLNGIKRPDALEVAEKLYVDVNIFKPEFKEKLATLKQLPLSCYESAEALDAKRASFEANGIFPKGMIDSRIKYLKAFNDKGLSEKLYGKNDEIAKLVQQFLHIA